One Streptomyces lincolnensis genomic region harbors:
- a CDS encoding ABC transporter permease, with the protein MGRYVARRLLQMIPVFIGTTLLIFLMVYALPGDPVRGLFGDKAGSPQVIAALRHEYGLDQPILVQYWNYMKDMILHGDFGTQIASGRPVTDVLGDAFPVTMRLASLAFAIEVVLGIALGVLAGLRAGRLTDNVILLITLLFISVPVFVLGFIAKLVFAEQLKWLDPNVSDSTNYGQLLMPAIVLATASLAYVTRLTRTSIAENRRADYIRTAIAKGLPKSRVVGVHLMRNSMIPVITYLGTDIGALMGGAVVTEGLFNIQGVGGTIYESLVRREGTTLVGLVTILVLIYLAANLIVDLLYAVLDPRIRYA; encoded by the coding sequence ATGGGGCGCTACGTCGCACGACGACTGCTCCAGATGATCCCGGTGTTCATCGGGACAACCCTGCTGATCTTCCTCATGGTCTACGCCCTGCCCGGTGACCCCGTGCGCGGCCTCTTCGGCGACAAGGCCGGCAGCCCGCAGGTCATCGCGGCGCTGAGACATGAGTACGGCCTGGACCAGCCGATCCTGGTGCAGTACTGGAACTACATGAAGGACATGATCCTTCATGGCGACTTCGGCACACAGATCGCCAGTGGACGCCCCGTCACGGACGTGCTGGGCGACGCCTTCCCGGTGACCATGCGCCTGGCCTCCCTGGCCTTCGCCATCGAGGTCGTCCTGGGCATCGCTCTCGGTGTGCTGGCGGGCCTGCGCGCCGGCCGGCTCACCGACAACGTGATCCTCCTGATCACGCTGCTGTTCATCTCGGTGCCGGTCTTCGTCCTCGGCTTCATCGCCAAGCTGGTCTTCGCCGAGCAGCTCAAGTGGCTGGACCCGAACGTCAGCGACTCGACGAACTACGGCCAGTTGCTGATGCCGGCGATCGTCCTGGCGACCGCGTCACTGGCCTATGTGACCCGGCTCACCCGGACCTCGATCGCCGAGAACCGGCGCGCGGACTACATCCGTACCGCGATCGCCAAGGGTCTGCCGAAGAGCCGTGTGGTGGGCGTCCACCTCATGCGCAACTCGATGATCCCCGTGATCACCTACCTGGGCACCGACATCGGCGCGCTGATGGGCGGCGCGGTCGTCACCGAGGGCCTGTTCAACATCCAGGGCGTGGGCGGCACGATCTACGAGTCCCTGGTGCGCCGCGAGGGCACCACTCTGGTCGGCCTGGTGACGATCCTGGTGCTCATCTACCTCGCCGCCAACCTGATCGTCGACCTGCTTTACGCGGTCCTTGACCCGAGGATTCGCTATGCCTGA
- a CDS encoding ABC transporter permease, producing the protein MPDVTKTDVKTGRVDPVGGAPEVTATVTKPEKTRSLWGDAWADLRRSWIFIVSSVMIFFLLLITFFPGWFTSAQPILGDLSKHYLQKPKLGDVGSADWLGYDQQGRSVYARVIYGTRASVAVGFGTTILVTVVGSLVGMIAGYFGGLVDSILSRLTDVFFGIPFLLGTMVVLNSFPERTTWVVIGALGFFGWTQISRVMRGAVITTKQADYVQAAKALGASTPRIMFRHILPNTMAPVIVVATISLGVYIAAEATLSFLGLGLSGVSWGNDISDGGASIRVAQWIMLYPSIMLSITVLAFIMLGEAVRNALDPKMR; encoded by the coding sequence ATGCCTGATGTGACCAAAACCGATGTCAAGACCGGCCGGGTGGACCCGGTGGGCGGGGCTCCCGAGGTGACGGCCACGGTGACCAAGCCGGAGAAGACCCGCAGCCTGTGGGGCGACGCGTGGGCCGACCTGCGCCGCAGCTGGATCTTCATCGTCTCCAGCGTGATGATCTTCTTCCTGCTGCTGATCACCTTCTTCCCGGGCTGGTTCACCAGCGCGCAGCCGATCCTCGGCGACCTGTCCAAGCACTACCTCCAGAAGCCCAAGCTGGGAGACGTCGGTTCGGCCGACTGGCTCGGCTACGACCAGCAGGGCCGCAGCGTGTACGCGCGCGTCATCTACGGCACCAGGGCCTCCGTCGCCGTCGGCTTCGGCACCACCATCCTGGTCACCGTCGTGGGCAGCCTGGTCGGCATGATCGCCGGGTACTTCGGCGGCCTCGTCGACTCGATCCTGTCGCGGCTGACGGACGTGTTCTTCGGCATCCCGTTCCTGCTCGGCACCATGGTCGTGCTCAACTCCTTCCCGGAGCGCACGACCTGGGTCGTCATCGGTGCCCTGGGCTTCTTCGGCTGGACGCAGATCTCCCGCGTGATGCGCGGTGCGGTGATCACCACCAAGCAGGCCGACTACGTGCAGGCCGCCAAGGCCCTGGGGGCGAGCACCCCGCGGATCATGTTCCGGCACATCCTGCCGAACACCATGGCCCCGGTGATCGTCGTCGCCACCATCTCGCTCGGCGTCTACATCGCCGCCGAGGCCACGCTGTCGTTCCTGGGCCTCGGCCTCAGCGGCGTCTCGTGGGGCAACGACATCTCCGACGGCGGCGCCTCGATCCGTGTCGCCCAGTGGATCATGCTCTATCCGTCGATCATGCTCAGCATCACGGTGCTGGCGTTCATCATGCTCGGTGAGGCCGTACGCAACGCCCTCGACCCGAAGATGCGCTGA
- a CDS encoding ABC transporter ATP-binding protein produces MTIIEETAVPSPRDGDDGPLLEVRDLHVEFHTREGVIRAVNGVNYSVSAGETLAVLGESGSGKSVTAQAIMGILDMPPAKIPQGEILFRGEDMLKMSGEDRRKIRGRRIAMIFQDALSSLNPVLSVGYQLGEMFRVHQGLSKKDAKAKAIELMDRVKIPAAAARVGDYPHQFSGGMRQRIMIAMALALEPDLIIADEPTTALDVTVQAQVMDLLAELQREYNMGLILITHDLGVVADVADKIAVMYAGRIVERAPIHELYKRPAHPYTRGLLDSIPRLDQKGQELYAIKGLPPNLLHVPTGCAFNPRCPKAQDICRTDVPDLFPVSERDGGELPGRASACHFWKETIHG; encoded by the coding sequence GTGACGATCATCGAAGAAACAGCCGTACCCTCGCCGCGCGACGGCGACGACGGGCCGCTGCTCGAAGTGCGGGACCTGCACGTCGAGTTCCACACCCGCGAGGGTGTGATCCGGGCCGTCAACGGCGTCAACTACAGCGTGTCCGCGGGCGAGACGCTCGCCGTGCTCGGTGAGTCCGGCTCCGGCAAGTCCGTGACCGCGCAGGCGATCATGGGCATCCTCGACATGCCGCCGGCGAAGATCCCGCAGGGCGAGATCCTCTTCCGCGGCGAGGACATGCTCAAGATGTCCGGCGAGGACCGCCGCAAGATCCGCGGCCGCCGGATCGCCATGATCTTCCAGGACGCGCTCAGCTCGCTGAACCCGGTGCTCAGCGTCGGCTACCAGCTCGGCGAGATGTTCCGCGTCCACCAGGGCCTGTCCAAGAAGGACGCCAAGGCCAAGGCGATCGAGCTGATGGACCGGGTGAAGATCCCGGCCGCCGCGGCCCGGGTGGGCGACTACCCGCACCAGTTCTCCGGCGGTATGCGCCAGCGCATCATGATCGCGATGGCGCTTGCCCTGGAGCCGGACCTGATCATCGCCGACGAGCCCACCACGGCTCTCGACGTGACGGTCCAGGCCCAGGTCATGGACCTGCTCGCGGAGCTTCAGCGCGAGTACAACATGGGTCTGATCCTGATCACCCACGACCTCGGTGTGGTCGCCGACGTCGCGGACAAGATCGCGGTGATGTACGCGGGCCGGATCGTCGAGCGCGCCCCGATCCACGAGCTGTACAAGCGCCCGGCGCACCCGTACACGCGGGGTCTGCTGGACTCGATCCCGCGCCTGGACCAGAAGGGCCAGGAGCTCTACGCGATCAAGGGCCTGCCGCCCAACCTGCTGCACGTGCCGACCGGGTGCGCCTTCAACCCGCGCTGCCCCAAGGCCCAGGACATCTGCCGTACGGACGTCCCGGACCTCTTCCCGGTCTCCGAGCGGGACGGTGGCGAGCTGCCCGGCCGCGCCTCGGCGTGCCACTTCTGGAAGGAGACGATCCATGGCTGA
- a CDS encoding ABC transporter ATP-binding protein — protein sequence MAELSKNDEPQDATPNVSDVEVVDAHSETEAVAAIEAPVERGEPILQVRGLVKHFPLTQGILFKKQIGAVKAVDGVSFDLYQGETLGIVGESGCGKSTVAKLLMNLERATAGEIFYKGQDITKLSGRALKAVRRNIQMVFQDPYTSLNPRMTVGDIIGEPFDIHPEVAPKGDRRRRVQELLDVVGLNPEYINRYPHQFSGGQRQRIGIARGLALNPEVIICDEPVSALDVSVQAQVINLMERLQDEFNLSYIFIAHDLSIVRHISDRVGVMYLGKIAEIGTDEQIYDHPTHPYTQALLSAVPVPDPEAREGRERIILSGDVPSPANPPSGCRFRTRCWKAEDKCAKEAPLLAIPERFKASDTPAAHESACHFAEEKDVVHAA from the coding sequence ATGGCTGAGCTCAGCAAGAACGACGAGCCGCAGGACGCCACGCCGAACGTCTCCGACGTCGAGGTCGTGGACGCCCACTCCGAGACGGAGGCGGTGGCCGCGATCGAGGCGCCCGTGGAGCGCGGTGAGCCGATTCTCCAGGTGCGGGGCCTGGTGAAGCACTTCCCGCTCACCCAGGGCATCCTGTTCAAGAAGCAGATCGGCGCGGTCAAGGCCGTCGACGGGGTCTCCTTCGACCTGTACCAGGGCGAGACCCTGGGCATCGTGGGCGAGTCCGGCTGCGGCAAGTCCACCGTGGCCAAGCTGTTGATGAACCTGGAGCGGGCGACCGCCGGCGAGATCTTCTACAAGGGCCAGGACATCACCAAGCTGTCCGGGCGCGCGCTGAAGGCGGTCCGCCGGAACATCCAGATGGTGTTCCAGGACCCCTACACCTCGCTCAACCCCCGGATGACGGTCGGCGACATCATCGGGGAGCCCTTCGACATCCACCCCGAGGTGGCCCCGAAGGGCGACCGGCGTCGCAGGGTCCAGGAGCTCCTGGACGTGGTGGGCCTCAACCCGGAGTACATCAACCGGTATCCGCACCAGTTCTCCGGCGGTCAGCGCCAGCGCATCGGCATCGCCCGCGGCCTGGCCCTGAACCCCGAGGTCATCATCTGCGACGAGCCGGTGTCGGCCCTGGACGTGTCCGTCCAGGCGCAGGTCATCAACCTGATGGAGCGGCTCCAGGACGAGTTCAACCTGTCCTACATCTTCATCGCCCACGACCTGTCGATCGTCCGGCACATCTCGGACCGCGTCGGCGTCATGTACCTCGGCAAGATCGCCGAGATCGGCACCGACGAGCAGATCTACGACCACCCGACGCACCCCTACACCCAGGCGCTGCTGTCGGCGGTCCCGGTGCCCGACCCGGAGGCCCGCGAGGGCCGCGAGCGGATCATCCTCTCCGGCGACGTGCCCTCCCCGGCCAACCCGCCCTCCGGATGCCGCTTCCGCACCCGGTGCTGGAAGGCCGAGGACAAGTGCGCCAAGGAAGCGCCGCTCCTCGCGATCCCCGAGCGCTTCAAGGCCTCGGACACCCCGGCCGCCCACGAGTCGGCCTGCCACTTCGCCGAGGAAAAGGACGTGGTCCACGCGGCCTGA
- a CDS encoding VOC family protein, which produces MLHHVELWVPDLPRAAGEWGWLFDRLGWTPYQHWERGRSWRHGETYVVVEQSPAMSGECHDRMRPGLNHLAFHAGSRDHVDALARAAPTHGWQPLFADRYPHAGGPDHHAAYLANSDGFEVELVAA; this is translated from the coding sequence ATGCTGCACCACGTGGAGCTGTGGGTCCCCGACCTGCCGAGGGCGGCGGGGGAGTGGGGCTGGCTGTTCGACCGGCTCGGCTGGACGCCGTATCAGCACTGGGAGCGAGGGCGGAGCTGGCGGCACGGGGAGACGTACGTCGTCGTGGAGCAGTCCCCGGCGATGAGCGGCGAGTGCCACGACCGTATGCGGCCCGGCCTCAACCACCTCGCGTTCCACGCCGGTTCGCGGGACCACGTCGACGCGCTCGCCCGGGCTGCCCCCACGCACGGCTGGCAGCCCCTGTTCGCCGACCGCTACCCGCACGCGGGCGGACCCGATCACCACGCGGCCTATCTGGCCAACTCGGACGGATTCGAGGTGGAGTTGGTCGCCGCGTAG
- a CDS encoding oligopeptide/dipeptide ABC transporter ATP-binding protein, protein MTTPTPSSPASPLLRAEGLHVTYPGRRGEASARAVDGVDLDIRPGEIVALVGESGCGKTTLARSLLGLVSPTGGRVVFDGRPLDYTSRALKAYRRRVQLILQDPSGSLNPRHTVYDAVAEGLRIHGYGGDEQAAVAGALSRAGLRPPERFFLRYPHELSGGQRQRVVIAGALVLEPELLVADEPVASLDASVRGEILALLLRLRDELGLSALVVTHDLGLAWNIADRVAVMYLGRIVETGEVEQVLTAPRHPYTQALLSVLPEAPGDPIVLTGEPPDPSRIPSGCRFHARCQVLAGGEAERAGVASRCRTEDPGILDGGGEAQVACHYAATNSTSNPSELAR, encoded by the coding sequence GTGACCACACCTACTCCGTCGTCCCCGGCGTCCCCGCTGCTTCGTGCCGAGGGGCTGCACGTGACGTACCCCGGCCGGCGCGGTGAGGCGTCCGCCCGGGCCGTCGACGGGGTCGACCTCGACATCCGGCCCGGCGAGATCGTGGCCCTGGTCGGTGAGTCGGGCTGCGGCAAGACGACCCTGGCGCGGTCCCTGCTGGGGCTGGTGTCGCCGACCGGGGGCCGGGTGGTCTTCGACGGCCGCCCGCTCGACTACACCTCCCGCGCGCTCAAGGCGTACCGCCGGCGCGTCCAGCTGATCCTCCAGGACCCGTCCGGGTCGCTGAACCCACGGCACACGGTCTACGACGCGGTCGCCGAGGGCCTCAGGATCCACGGCTACGGCGGTGACGAACAGGCGGCGGTGGCGGGGGCGTTGTCCCGGGCGGGGCTTCGTCCCCCGGAGCGCTTCTTCCTGCGCTACCCGCACGAGCTGTCGGGCGGGCAGCGTCAACGGGTCGTCATCGCGGGCGCGTTGGTGCTGGAACCGGAACTCCTCGTCGCCGACGAGCCGGTGGCCTCGCTGGACGCCTCGGTACGGGGTGAGATCCTCGCGCTGCTGCTGCGGCTGCGCGACGAACTGGGCCTGTCCGCGCTGGTGGTGACGCACGACCTGGGTCTGGCCTGGAACATCGCCGACCGGGTCGCGGTGATGTACCTGGGCCGGATCGTGGAGACCGGCGAGGTCGAGCAGGTCCTGACCGCACCCCGGCACCCCTACACCCAGGCCCTGTTGTCGGTCCTGCCGGAAGCGCCCGGGGACCCGATCGTCCTGACCGGCGAGCCCCCCGACCCCTCCCGCATCCCCTCCGGCTGCCGCTTCCACGCGCGGTGCCAGGTGTTGGCGGGCGGGGAGGCGGAGCGGGCGGGAGTGGCGAGCCGCTGCCGGACGGAGGACCCGGGGATCCTGGACGGGGGCGGGGAGGCACAGGTGGCCTGCCACTACGCGGCGACCAACTCCACCTCGAATCCGTCCGAGTTGGCCAGATAG
- a CDS encoding ABC transporter ATP-binding protein, protein MTLLEVRNLEVTYPGGAAAVRGVDLRLAAGRTLGVAGESGCGKSTLALALLRLLPAGTRVTGEVLLDGEDVLAMKWGRVRAVRWAGASIVFQGAMHSLNAVHRVGDQIAEPILLHRKATAAGARKRAGELLEQVGLPAARASSYPHELSGGQRQRVMIAMALACDPGLIIADEPTTALDVMIQAQILRLIAGLVSEQDLALIMISHDLAVLADTCDRLAVMYAGRVVEEGPARQVYDDACHPYGKALSEAFPRIGDPASRFAPRGLPGDPPDPAAVPSGCAFHPRCPVVLDSCAVDDPVLRDAGAGRRAACVHVPAVPTDGAAAPEDARSAP, encoded by the coding sequence TTGACCCTGCTGGAGGTACGGAACCTCGAAGTGACCTATCCGGGCGGCGCGGCCGCGGTGCGGGGTGTGGATCTGCGGCTTGCCGCGGGGCGGACGCTCGGTGTCGCGGGCGAGTCGGGGTGCGGCAAGTCCACGCTGGCGCTGGCGTTGCTGCGGCTGCTGCCGGCGGGGACGCGTGTCACCGGCGAGGTCCTTCTGGACGGCGAGGACGTGCTGGCGATGAAGTGGGGCCGGGTGCGGGCGGTCCGCTGGGCCGGCGCCTCCATCGTCTTCCAGGGCGCGATGCACTCCCTCAACGCGGTGCACCGCGTCGGCGACCAGATCGCCGAGCCGATCCTGCTGCACCGGAAGGCGACGGCGGCGGGAGCGCGGAAGCGGGCGGGTGAGCTGCTGGAGCAGGTGGGTCTGCCGGCGGCGCGGGCGTCGTCGTATCCGCACGAGTTGTCCGGTGGCCAGCGCCAGCGCGTGATGATCGCCATGGCCCTGGCCTGCGACCCCGGCCTGATCATCGCCGACGAGCCGACCACCGCCCTCGACGTGATGATCCAGGCCCAGATCCTGCGCCTGATCGCGGGGCTGGTCAGCGAGCAGGACCTCGCCCTGATCATGATCAGCCACGACCTGGCCGTCCTGGCCGACACCTGCGACCGCCTCGCGGTGATGTACGCGGGCCGGGTGGTCGAGGAGGGCCCGGCCCGGCAGGTCTACGACGACGCGTGCCATCCCTACGGCAAGGCGCTGTCGGAGGCGTTCCCGCGCATCGGCGACCCGGCGTCCCGGTTCGCCCCGCGCGGCCTGCCGGGCGACCCGCCGGACCCGGCCGCCGTGCCCTCCGGCTGCGCCTTCCATCCGCGCTGTCCCGTCGTGCTGGACTCGTGCGCCGTGGACGACCCGGTCCTGCGGGACGCGGGCGCGGGGCGGCGGGCGGCCTGTGTGCACGTGCCTGCGGTGCCGACCGACGGGGCCGCCGCGCCCGAGGACGCGAGGAGCGCGCCGTGA
- a CDS encoding ABC transporter permease, with protein MTEPVEAPVGHASPRALARQRRRHSAVRFWKQYRTHRAGVLGLAVLVLFALLALTAPLTVGSDVQSVTEAPGQPLESPSGAFPLGTDRFGRSLLGLLIWGARVSLLVGLLAAVLSVAIGAFIGITAGHFRGRYATVIMRITDWFLVMPTLVLAIALATVMSRSLGTIVLAIGVTTWPTTARLVRAQTLAVESRPYIERAKALGGGHWHIMSRHVLPNVMPLVLAQTTLIISSAILAEATLAFLGLGDPTVVSWGGLLQDAREAGAVSAGDWWYLVPPGIAIAVVALAFTLCGRAVESVLNPRLGVAR; from the coding sequence ATGACCGAGCCTGTTGAGGCGCCTGTTGGGCACGCGAGCCCCCGTGCCCTGGCCCGGCAGCGGCGGCGCCACTCGGCCGTCCGCTTCTGGAAGCAGTACCGCACCCATCGCGCGGGCGTCCTCGGTCTCGCCGTCCTCGTCCTGTTCGCCCTGCTGGCGCTCACCGCGCCGCTGACCGTCGGCTCCGACGTGCAGAGCGTGACCGAGGCGCCGGGGCAGCCGCTGGAGAGTCCGAGCGGTGCGTTCCCGCTGGGCACCGACCGGTTCGGGCGCAGTCTGCTCGGCCTGCTGATCTGGGGCGCCCGTGTCTCGCTGCTCGTCGGGCTGCTCGCGGCCGTGCTGTCGGTGGCGATCGGGGCGTTCATCGGCATCACCGCCGGGCACTTCCGCGGCCGGTACGCCACGGTGATCATGCGGATCACGGACTGGTTCCTGGTCATGCCGACGCTGGTGCTGGCCATCGCCCTCGCGACGGTGATGTCCCGTTCCCTCGGCACGATCGTCCTGGCGATCGGTGTCACCACCTGGCCGACGACGGCCCGGCTGGTGCGGGCGCAGACACTGGCGGTGGAGTCACGGCCGTACATCGAGCGGGCGAAGGCGCTCGGCGGCGGGCACTGGCACATCATGAGCCGGCACGTCCTGCCCAACGTGATGCCGCTGGTCCTGGCCCAGACGACCCTCATCATCTCCTCCGCGATCCTCGCCGAGGCCACCCTCGCCTTCCTCGGGCTCGGCGATCCCACGGTGGTGTCCTGGGGCGGCCTTCTCCAGGACGCGCGGGAGGCCGGGGCGGTCAGCGCGGGCGACTGGTGGTACCTGGTTCCGCCGGGCATCGCGATCGCGGTGGTGGCCCTGGCGTTCACGCTGTGCGGGCGCGCGGTGGAGTCGGTCCTCAACCCGCGGCTGGGGGTGGCACGTTGA
- a CDS encoding ABC transporter permease yields MSSVQKAVAPIFDEPAARNTSGSAYLRYGAGKVGGAAVSLLAVLVTGFFLFRLIPGDPVKTMTGGRPVSTEQLASYRREFGLDLPVWQQFTDYCGKALTGDLGTSYQFRAPVLDKITEALPNTLLLTGTAFVLYTVLGIFLGTRAAWRHGGLGDKLNTGLALALYSVPSFWLGLLLIIVFSVGIGPIPGLFPTGGMESGGEEGLAYLLDVAHHLILPVITLVAVEYGQTLLVTRSALLDEMGGDYLTTARAKGLRDDLVRRRHAVPNALLPTVTLVFVNLGRTVAGVILVETVFSWPGLGGLFYQALSVPDLPLVQGLFFFFAAAVIVMNTVADLVYPLLDPRVGR; encoded by the coding sequence GTGAGTAGCGTCCAGAAGGCCGTCGCTCCGATCTTCGACGAGCCGGCGGCCCGCAACACGTCCGGCTCGGCGTATCTCCGCTACGGCGCCGGAAAGGTGGGCGGCGCCGCCGTGTCGCTGCTCGCCGTCCTGGTCACCGGCTTCTTCCTGTTCCGGCTGATCCCGGGCGACCCGGTCAAGACCATGACCGGCGGCCGCCCGGTGTCCACCGAGCAACTGGCCTCCTACCGACGGGAGTTCGGGCTCGACCTGCCGGTGTGGCAGCAGTTCACCGACTACTGCGGCAAGGCGCTGACCGGTGACCTCGGCACGTCGTACCAGTTCCGCGCCCCGGTCCTCGACAAGATCACCGAGGCGCTGCCCAACACCCTGCTGCTCACCGGCACGGCGTTCGTCCTCTACACCGTGCTCGGCATCTTCCTCGGCACCCGCGCGGCCTGGCGGCACGGCGGGCTCGGGGACAAGCTCAACACGGGCCTGGCGCTGGCCCTGTACTCCGTCCCCTCCTTCTGGCTGGGGCTGCTGCTCATCATCGTGTTCTCGGTGGGCATCGGCCCGATCCCGGGCCTCTTCCCGACCGGCGGCATGGAGTCGGGCGGCGAGGAGGGACTCGCCTACCTCCTCGACGTCGCCCACCATCTGATCCTGCCGGTGATCACGCTGGTCGCGGTCGAGTACGGCCAGACCCTGCTGGTCACCCGCTCGGCGCTGCTGGACGAGATGGGCGGCGACTATCTGACCACCGCCCGCGCCAAGGGCCTCAGGGACGACCTGGTACGGCGCCGGCATGCCGTACCGAACGCGCTGCTGCCGACCGTGACGCTGGTCTTCGTGAATCTCGGGCGGACGGTCGCGGGCGTCATCCTGGTCGAGACCGTGTTCTCCTGGCCGGGGCTCGGCGGGCTGTTCTACCAGGCGTTGAGCGTGCCGGACCTGCCCCTGGTGCAGGGGCTGTTCTTCTTCTTCGCCGCGGCGGTGATCGTGATGAACACCGTGGCCGACCTCGTGTATCCGCTGCTCGACCCGAGGGTGGGCCGATGA
- a CDS encoding ABC transporter substrate-binding protein, producing MSSQVHGRGPRGPRSRSRTVRLVATAGAAALVFSAGFATPLDPAPRQAAAADGDKVLTVAVAQSVDSLSPFLASRLLSTSIHRLTYDYLTNYDPADAHAVPGLATKWESSPDKLTWTYTIRSNSKWSDGQRATAEDAAWTFNKMMTDEGAATANGSFVANFEKVTAPSPTQLVIKLRKPQATMTALDVPIVPKHVWEKVGDFSEFNNDKRFPIVGNGPFVLTDYKADSYVRLKANKSFWRGAPKFDELVFRYYKDQDAAVAALRKGEVSFVAGQPALTPAQAASLKNADDIKVNDAPGRRFYAIATNPGARAKNGQKFGDGDPSLLDQRVRHALFMAVDRRTIIDKVFQGHAVEGQGYIPPRFSQYFFKPSASQELSYDPAKAALLLDQAGYKKNGAGKRLGKDGRPITYRVLCHATDPNDKAIGQYLQEWWGKLGIGVRLDCLDNVSDPWLAGTYDLAFDGWSVNPDPDFVLSIHTCAALPATPKDTGTTDNFICDKRYDELYARQLAEYDPAKRAQIVQQMESRLYDLGYMNVMAYPNAVEAYRTDQIKSIQTMPSGAGNIYGQDGYWSWWSAVPADSGGSSDDSTSTDVVIGTAVGAAVLVGAGLFFAMRRRATADDRE from the coding sequence ATGAGCAGTCAAGTCCACGGCAGGGGCCCGAGGGGCCCGCGATCTCGATCCCGCACTGTCCGGCTCGTCGCCACTGCCGGTGCCGCCGCCCTGGTGTTCTCTGCCGGGTTCGCGACCCCGCTCGACCCGGCGCCCCGGCAGGCGGCCGCCGCGGACGGGGACAAGGTCCTCACGGTCGCGGTCGCCCAGAGCGTCGACTCGCTCAGCCCGTTCCTCGCCAGCCGGCTGCTCAGCACCAGCATCCACCGGCTGACGTACGACTACCTGACCAACTACGACCCGGCGGACGCCCACGCCGTACCGGGCCTGGCCACCAAGTGGGAGTCCTCCCCCGACAAGCTGACCTGGACCTACACGATCCGCTCGAACTCCAAGTGGTCCGACGGGCAGCGGGCCACCGCCGAGGACGCGGCCTGGACGTTCAACAAGATGATGACCGACGAGGGCGCCGCCACCGCCAACGGCAGCTTCGTCGCCAACTTCGAGAAGGTCACCGCGCCCAGCCCCACCCAGCTGGTCATCAAGCTGCGGAAACCGCAGGCCACGATGACCGCCCTCGACGTGCCGATCGTGCCCAAGCACGTCTGGGAGAAGGTCGGCGACTTCTCCGAGTTCAACAACGACAAGAGGTTCCCCATCGTCGGCAACGGACCGTTCGTCCTCACCGACTACAAGGCCGACAGCTACGTCCGGCTCAAGGCCAACAAGAGCTTCTGGCGCGGGGCGCCCAAGTTCGACGAGCTGGTCTTCCGCTACTACAAGGACCAGGACGCGGCCGTCGCCGCCCTGCGCAAGGGCGAGGTCTCCTTCGTCGCGGGCCAGCCGGCACTGACCCCCGCCCAGGCCGCCTCCCTGAAGAACGCGGACGACATCAAGGTCAACGACGCCCCCGGCCGCCGCTTCTACGCCATCGCCACCAACCCCGGGGCCCGGGCGAAGAACGGCCAGAAGTTCGGCGACGGCGACCCCTCCCTGCTGGACCAGCGGGTCCGGCACGCCCTGTTCATGGCCGTGGACCGCAGGACCATCATCGACAAGGTCTTCCAGGGCCACGCCGTCGAGGGCCAGGGCTACATCCCGCCACGCTTCTCGCAGTACTTCTTCAAGCCCTCGGCGAGCCAGGAACTCTCCTACGACCCGGCGAAGGCCGCGCTCCTCCTCGACCAGGCGGGCTACAAGAAGAACGGCGCCGGCAAACGCCTCGGCAAGGACGGCAGGCCGATCACCTACCGGGTCCTGTGCCACGCCACCGACCCCAACGACAAGGCGATCGGCCAGTACCTCCAGGAGTGGTGGGGCAAGCTCGGCATCGGCGTACGCCTGGACTGCCTGGACAACGTCTCCGACCCCTGGCTCGCGGGCACCTACGACCTCGCCTTCGACGGCTGGTCCGTCAACCCCGACCCGGACTTCGTCCTGTCGATCCACACCTGCGCGGCCCTGCCCGCCACCCCCAAGGACACCGGCACCACCGACAACTTCATCTGCGACAAGCGGTACGACGAGCTGTACGCCCGCCAGCTCGCCGAGTACGACCCCGCCAAACGGGCGCAGATCGTCCAGCAGATGGAGTCGCGGCTGTACGACCTGGGGTACATGAACGTCATGGCGTATCCGAACGCTGTCGAGGCGTATCGCACCGACCAGATCAAGTCGATCCAGACCATGCCGAGCGGGGCGGGCAACATCTACGGCCAGGACGGCTACTGGAGCTGGTGGTCGGCCGTCCCGGCGGACTCGGGCGGCTCCTCCGACGACTCCACCTCGACCGATGTCGTCATCGGCACCGCCGTGGGAGCGGCGGTCCTCGTGGGTGCCGGTCTGTTCTTCGCGATGCGCCGCCGGGCCACCGCCGACGACCGTGAGTAG